In the genome of Syntrophales bacterium, one region contains:
- a CDS encoding cysteine desulfurase → MKPIYLDHCATTPLRREVWEAMVPFIKKHFGNPSSTHAFGKVTKNAIEESRYQVARLIGADAEEIIFTGSGTEANNLAIRGVVECQQNRGTHIITSAIEHPSVLNTCRDLERKGLSVTYIPVDSTGTVDIDAIREAITDKTILITIMHANNEIGTIEPVEIIGKIAEENGVLFHIDAVQTVGKIPLDVRLLPVDLMSFSAHKINGPKGVGALFVRRGTKISPIITGGHQERNIRAGTENVAAIVGYSKACEIAEKEMQERTENLQYLRDLLQKSIIEKFPDCRIHGNTENRLPHILSISFPMLDGEEITKSLDKEGVAVSAGSACTSGKKDISHVIAALGVPPEVARGTVRFSLGWGNTERQIKRAVEIITKVLQKMYALQELEKSLGSRRCY, encoded by the coding sequence ATGAAACCCATATATTTAGACCACTGTGCTACAACTCCTCTAAGAAGAGAAGTATGGGAAGCAATGGTACCCTTCATAAAAAAACACTTTGGAAACCCATCAAGCACGCATGCATTCGGAAAAGTAACGAAGAATGCAATTGAAGAATCTCGTTATCAAGTAGCCAGATTGATAGGCGCCGATGCGGAAGAGATTATCTTTACTGGAAGCGGTACGGAAGCAAACAATTTAGCTATTCGTGGTGTGGTAGAATGTCAACAAAACAGAGGAACACACATAATAACCTCAGCTATTGAGCATCCATCGGTGCTAAACACATGCAGAGACCTCGAACGAAAGGGATTAAGCGTCACGTACATACCAGTTGATAGCACAGGTACAGTGGACATTGATGCTATTAGAGAGGCGATCACTGATAAAACCATTCTGATAACCATAATGCATGCGAACAATGAAATAGGTACGATCGAACCCGTTGAAATTATAGGGAAAATTGCAGAAGAAAACGGTGTTCTGTTTCATATAGATGCTGTGCAGACTGTGGGGAAAATTCCTCTCGACGTCAGGCTTTTACCCGTAGATCTCATGTCATTTTCAGCTCATAAAATAAACGGACCAAAGGGTGTAGGCGCCCTCTTTGTCAGACGGGGCACAAAAATCAGCCCTATAATTACAGGAGGTCACCAAGAAAGAAATATCCGGGCGGGGACAGAAAATGTCGCAGCAATTGTGGGGTATAGCAAGGCATGTGAAATTGCAGAGAAGGAGATGCAAGAAAGAACTGAAAATCTCCAGTATTTACGTGATCTACTTCAAAAATCCATTATTGAAAAATTCCCCGATTGTCGTATACACGGTAATACTGAGAATCGCTTGCCCCATATTCTGAGTATTTCATTTCCTATGCTTGATGGCGAAGAGATTACAAAATCTCTTGATAAAGAAGGTGTAGCCGTATCTGCGGGTTCTGCATGCACCTCAGGAAAGAAAGACATATCTCATGTGATTGCTGCTCTTGGAGTTCCTCCGGAAGTAGCAAGAGGTACAGTGAGATTCAGTCTCGGATGGGGTAATACAGAAAGACAAATAAAACGGGCGGTCGAAATCATAACGAAGGTGTTACAAAAAATGTACGCACTTCAGGAACTTGAGAAATCTCTGGGGAGTCGCCGCTGTTACTAG
- a CDS encoding (Fe-S)-binding protein, with product MFDVRKCDFCGECLESCLYLNFDKVSGGKALKNLYQFGEGAWLNKCITCFACNEFCTKGARPFDLILEHLGKRGDYVNSNVLSLIQERFSPKEPFQAPKVKGRILSLCTVAGNLPHPPEGRLFEGLELVRGRHFFCNVLFVHLGNKSIVQEKLPHLVEKYASFGCDEIIFMHDDCYTLMTDLAPQYGIELPFRPVHLFEYLRDKLQELKSNVKPLNVKVAYQRPCASRLTPWKEPLLDEIFHLIGVFRVNRTYDRENSMCCGQDLKGLVKRGDKFPYFQDDNVRDAVASGAQAMVFLCPMCLDALSDKCKTANLIPLMLTDICRLAIGEL from the coding sequence ATGTTTGACGTGCGGAAATGTGATTTCTGCGGTGAATGTCTCGAAAGTTGTCTTTACTTGAACTTCGATAAAGTAAGTGGAGGAAAAGCATTAAAGAACCTATACCAGTTTGGGGAAGGAGCATGGTTAAATAAATGCATCACCTGTTTTGCGTGCAATGAATTTTGCACTAAGGGAGCCCGACCTTTCGACCTCATCTTGGAACATCTGGGGAAAAGAGGTGACTACGTAAATTCAAACGTTTTATCCTTAATTCAAGAACGCTTTTCCCCTAAAGAACCATTCCAAGCCCCTAAAGTCAAAGGTCGCATCCTCTCCCTCTGCACAGTTGCAGGCAATCTACCCCACCCCCCTGAAGGCAGACTATTTGAAGGTTTAGAATTGGTAAGGGGACGGCACTTCTTCTGTAATGTTTTATTTGTGCACCTTGGCAATAAGAGTATCGTTCAAGAAAAATTACCTCACCTAGTTGAAAAATACGCATCTTTTGGCTGCGATGAAATCATTTTTATGCATGACGACTGCTATACATTAATGACTGACCTTGCACCCCAATACGGTATCGAACTACCTTTTAGGCCTGTACACTTGTTTGAATACCTAAGGGACAAACTTCAGGAATTGAAGTCAAATGTCAAACCCCTTAACGTAAAGGTAGCATATCAGAGACCCTGTGCCTCCCGTTTAACCCCTTGGAAAGAACCACTCCTCGATGAAATTTTTCACTTGATTGGAGTTTTTCGGGTAAATCGGACCTACGACAGGGAAAACTCCATGTGCTGCGGACAGGATCTTAAAGGTCTCGTCAAAAGAGGAGATAAATTCCCCTACTTTCAAGATGATAATGTCCGAGATGCGGTCGCGAGCGGCGCGCAGGCCATGGTTTTTCTCTGTCCAATGTGCCTGGATGCTCTCTCTGACAAATGCAAAACAGCAAATCTTATACCTCTGATGCTTACCGATATCTGTCGTCTAGCCATTGGCGAACTATGA
- a CDS encoding acyl-CoA dehydrogenase family protein yields the protein MIEFTDEQKMLRETIRQFARKEVAPLAYEIDRDERFPIESFNKLRDMGLLGITVPPEFGGGGAGYTELCIICEELSAVCLSTAASWGTHALLCVDNIRRNGNEFQLKKYLPSLCKGELIGGLAMTEPTAGSDVMSMRLKAEHRGDFYVLNGSKIFISNGPVGDIFVVYAKTAPEMGPKGVSAFIVEKNFPGFQRGKKFEKMGWRGSPTGELIFEDCLVPAENLLGGENRGAQVLMSGLNTERVCLGAMSLGLSRGAYECALNYAKQRIQFGKPIASFQLIQAKLAKMAMLIELSHLITYKGAKMADMGMHMSREMNLIASYTKLFTARAAMKITTEAVQILGGYGYMKEFPVERMMRDAKLQQIGGGTDEIQILIIAREILGLKDFS from the coding sequence ATGATTGAGTTCACAGACGAACAAAAGATGCTCAGGGAAACGATACGCCAATTTGCCCGAAAAGAGGTCGCACCTCTGGCTTATGAAATAGACCGGGATGAACGCTTTCCCATAGAGAGCTTTAACAAGCTTCGAGACATGGGACTCTTGGGTATCACAGTTCCACCCGAGTTCGGAGGCGGAGGTGCTGGTTACACAGAGTTATGCATAATATGCGAAGAATTGTCCGCCGTTTGCCTTTCCACTGCTGCCTCCTGGGGAACTCACGCTCTACTATGTGTTGATAATATCAGACGCAATGGAAACGAATTTCAGCTAAAAAAGTACCTACCATCTCTCTGCAAGGGTGAATTGATCGGCGGGTTGGCGATGACGGAACCCACCGCTGGTTCCGACGTAATGTCCATGCGCCTTAAAGCGGAACACAGGGGTGATTTTTATGTACTGAACGGTAGTAAAATCTTTATATCCAATGGCCCTGTGGGTGACATCTTCGTTGTTTATGCAAAAACCGCTCCCGAAATGGGCCCCAAGGGAGTATCAGCCTTCATTGTCGAAAAAAACTTCCCCGGTTTCCAGAGGGGGAAAAAGTTTGAGAAGATGGGCTGGCGAGGATCACCGACTGGTGAGCTGATATTTGAGGATTGCCTAGTTCCCGCTGAGAATCTTCTCGGTGGGGAAAACAGAGGAGCCCAAGTTCTTATGAGTGGTCTCAATACAGAAAGGGTATGTCTAGGTGCCATGTCCCTTGGTCTTTCCCGTGGTGCTTATGAATGTGCACTTAATTATGCAAAACAAAGGATCCAGTTTGGAAAACCAATTGCATCATTCCAACTGATTCAAGCAAAACTAGCAAAAATGGCGATGCTTATTGAGCTCTCACATCTTATCACCTATAAAGGCGCTAAGATGGCCGATATGGGTATGCACATGTCCCGTGAAATGAACCTTATAGCTTCCTACACTAAGCTTTTCACAGCGAGAGCTGCTATGAAGATAACGACCGAAGCAGTCCAAATACTGGGTGGCTACGGCTATATGAAGGAATTCCCAGTGGAGCGCATGATGCGCGATGCAAAACTCCAGCAAATCGGAGGGGGAACAGACGAAATCCAGATCCTCATAATCGCTAGGGAAATCCTTGGCCTCAAAGATTTCTCCTGA
- a CDS encoding 4-hydroxybutyrate CoA-transferase, protein MSWKEIYKSRLMSAEEAAKLIKSGDRFWTPLCLGQPTNLIMDAIAARKDELEDVEYNFALVLRPYKIFQPEYRDTFKLVPAFYSPMPHQQALADSEWANFWPCQSSDIAIKMPHRKRLYPRRMGIITQVTPPDEHGYVNLGLDTFYTYTLMQQADYIIAEVNDQMPRTYGETNFHVSMFDAFVENSSPIPAIPTPQPSDVEVKMAENVVSLIRDRDCLQVGIGAVPAMISKLLLNSNLKDLGIHTEMAPAGTHLLVEKGIVTCKYKKINPGKIVLAFTLGDKELYDFLANNPMCEWRQTFYANNISVIAQEHNVVAINGSVEIDLYGQINSESYGFRMRSGTGGQLDFVIGAFLSPGGRAINLLPSTAMKGTRSRIVPTLSPGARVTVPRHYAGIVVTEYGIADLYGRTEPERAEALINIAHPNFREELEKAAREMGLLKKKVF, encoded by the coding sequence ATGAGCTGGAAGGAAATCTACAAAAGCAGATTGATGAGTGCCGAAGAGGCAGCAAAACTCATTAAATCTGGAGATCGCTTTTGGACACCACTTTGTCTTGGTCAACCCACTAACCTGATCATGGACGCTATCGCAGCGCGGAAGGATGAACTTGAAGATGTAGAGTACAACTTTGCCCTTGTCTTAAGACCTTACAAGATCTTTCAACCCGAATATCGAGATACATTTAAGCTAGTACCAGCATTTTACTCACCCATGCCGCATCAGCAAGCACTTGCCGACAGTGAATGGGCAAATTTCTGGCCATGCCAGAGTTCGGATATAGCAATAAAAATGCCCCATAGGAAGCGACTTTACCCGAGAAGGATGGGAATCATCACGCAGGTCACACCCCCTGATGAACATGGTTATGTAAACCTCGGCCTTGACACCTTTTATACCTACACCCTTATGCAGCAAGCAGATTACATCATCGCTGAAGTAAACGATCAGATGCCAAGAACATACGGGGAAACCAATTTCCACGTATCTATGTTTGATGCTTTTGTGGAAAATTCCAGTCCAATTCCTGCAATACCAACTCCCCAACCCTCAGATGTAGAAGTTAAAATGGCGGAAAACGTTGTTTCCTTGATTAGAGATCGCGATTGCCTCCAGGTGGGTATTGGAGCAGTTCCAGCAATGATAAGCAAGTTGCTACTGAACTCAAATCTCAAAGATCTTGGTATTCACACAGAAATGGCACCTGCTGGAACACATCTACTTGTGGAAAAGGGCATTGTTACATGCAAATACAAAAAAATAAATCCCGGCAAAATAGTTCTCGCTTTCACACTCGGCGACAAAGAACTATACGATTTTCTAGCCAATAACCCTATGTGCGAATGGCGACAGACGTTCTACGCAAACAACATAAGTGTAATAGCTCAGGAACATAACGTGGTGGCAATCAATGGCTCCGTAGAGATAGATCTCTACGGTCAGATTAACTCTGAATCTTACGGTTTCAGAATGAGAAGCGGAACAGGTGGACAACTCGACTTCGTCATTGGTGCCTTCTTGTCTCCTGGTGGAAGAGCTATAAACCTCCTTCCCTCCACCGCAATGAAAGGTACACGATCTCGCATTGTTCCAACATTGAGCCCCGGTGCCCGCGTTACAGTGCCCCGCCATTATGCGGGTATAGTGGTCACTGAGTATGGCATAGCAGATCTCTATGGAAGAACAGAACCGGAAAGGGCTGAGGCACTAATCAACATCGCCCATCCCAACTTCCGCGAAGAACTGGAGAAAGCAGCTAGAGAGATGGGTTTGCTTAAGAAAAAAGTATTCTGA
- a CDS encoding Zn-ribbon domain-containing OB-fold protein — translation MSKEYRTLKTEVHLPYEIAYGATWTRFFEGLKEKKIYGTKCKKCKRVLVPARSFCPRCFVETDEWVEVNQEGTVEAWSYVNYRYFGMPTEPPYIGALIRLDGTDVNFLHLIGGFDLSSFENVSKIVKNGMKVKAVWSEDRKGHIMDILYFKPV, via the coding sequence ATGTCCAAAGAATATAGAACCTTAAAAACCGAAGTTCATCTGCCCTATGAAATCGCATACGGAGCTACATGGACAAGATTCTTCGAAGGATTGAAAGAGAAAAAAATATACGGCACCAAGTGCAAAAAATGTAAAAGGGTTTTAGTCCCTGCGAGGAGCTTTTGTCCTCGGTGCTTTGTGGAAACAGATGAGTGGGTGGAAGTAAACCAGGAAGGAACTGTGGAAGCATGGTCATATGTGAATTACCGTTATTTCGGTATGCCTACAGAACCACCTTACATTGGTGCTCTTATAAGGCTAGATGGAACAGACGTGAATTTCCTACATCTCATTGGAGGCTTTGATCTCAGCAGCTTCGAGAATGTCTCCAAAATTGTGAAAAACGGCATGAAGGTAAAGGCAGTTTGGAGCGAAGACCGAAAAGGACATATCATGGATATTCTTTATTTCAAGCCTGTGTAG
- a CDS encoding thiolase family protein, with translation MARAVAIVGVGQTNHGRRLDVSYPDLVREAIVRVFEDTGFSPNDIDGVVSGTMPSMMEGIALTHFYFAEVMQAVGKPILKTETCGSTGVSIAHTAFYWVASGMADVVLAVGHEKMSEGDSQATMTTVAEPFYQRYFIAGAPGVFSMQSQMWAARYNLPEEKIRDAAAYISVTHHDSAFDNPYAHIKIKVTMDDVKNSRIITYPIRLLDVCPNSDGACAVIFASERVAKKMGRKAAWVKGVGYRGDEQFFGDSDKVMWQSAIQSAKQAYDQAGIKNPLKELDVAEVYNPFTYQEMLFYECFGFCDFGTAPDLVLKGTFSRKGELPVCPSGGVLCTNPIGATGLIRVAEAALQVTGRAGEHQIPGARLALAHAMGGVDQFNGIMILGSEI, from the coding sequence ATGGCAAGAGCAGTTGCAATAGTCGGCGTAGGTCAAACAAATCACGGAAGGAGACTGGATGTTTCCTATCCTGATCTCGTTAGAGAAGCCATCGTGAGGGTTTTCGAAGATACGGGCTTTTCCCCCAATGATATTGACGGTGTAGTATCCGGAACAATGCCCTCAATGATGGAGGGTATTGCCCTTACCCATTTTTATTTCGCTGAGGTCATGCAAGCTGTGGGTAAACCCATTCTAAAAACGGAAACCTGTGGTTCCACTGGGGTTTCCATCGCCCACACGGCGTTTTACTGGGTAGCATCGGGAATGGCAGATGTCGTGCTGGCCGTGGGACACGAGAAGATGTCAGAAGGGGATAGTCAAGCCACGATGACTACTGTCGCAGAACCTTTTTACCAGCGCTACTTCATAGCCGGAGCACCAGGCGTGTTTTCCATGCAGTCCCAGATGTGGGCAGCTCGCTATAACCTTCCAGAAGAAAAAATACGAGATGCTGCCGCGTACATTTCCGTAACACACCATGACAGCGCATTTGACAATCCATACGCACACATCAAGATAAAAGTTACAATGGATGATGTGAAAAACTCACGTATAATAACGTACCCCATTCGACTGTTGGATGTATGTCCCAACTCTGATGGCGCTTGTGCAGTCATTTTCGCTTCTGAGAGGGTAGCAAAAAAAATGGGCCGAAAAGCAGCGTGGGTGAAGGGTGTTGGATACAGAGGTGATGAACAGTTTTTTGGCGATAGCGACAAAGTTATGTGGCAAAGCGCTATCCAATCTGCCAAGCAGGCATACGACCAGGCGGGAATCAAAAACCCACTTAAGGAGCTCGATGTTGCGGAAGTATACAATCCATTTACATACCAGGAAATGTTATTCTACGAATGCTTCGGTTTTTGTGACTTTGGTACAGCACCTGATTTAGTTCTGAAAGGAACATTCTCACGAAAAGGTGAGCTCCCTGTTTGCCCGTCAGGAGGGGTTCTGTGCACCAATCCCATTGGTGCAACAGGTCTCATACGTGTCGCAGAGGCAGCCCTCCAGGTGACAGGCAGAGCAGGAGAACATCAAATACCTGGAGCAAGACTGGCCCTCGCACACGCTATGGGTGGGGTGGACCAGTTTAACGGCATTATGATCCTGGGATCGGAAATATAA
- a CDS encoding thiolase family protein translates to MAKKVAIVSVAQSSGTESKDSLYDLTFKVAKEALDKAGLSRDQVGSVITAASDVFHSGISCANAHHWDPAGAFLKNGSRQDGDSLFALIYGAMRIMSGHYDTVLTISLCKGSENPDNDTCTLMFSDPFYFRPLGLNETLAAAFQMKLYMKKYKISKEQCAKVAVKNLKNAIFNPHAHRKGIFSVDDVLNSEIVADPLTKLQCAPKSDGMVAAVLASEKTAKKITDRPVWIRGFGTSIDAYMIGDRDLLDGELKNAAKRAYKMAGIKNPKNEIDLAEISEPYAFQELLWCEQLGFCEPGEGGKLIDKGITEKNGKLPVNPSGGVLANNPYVSRGLQRACEAFLQIRGEAGERQVHREIKTALVHGTHGFAGQCHSVVILGR, encoded by the coding sequence ATGGCAAAAAAAGTCGCAATTGTGTCCGTTGCTCAAAGCAGTGGTACTGAATCAAAAGATAGTTTGTATGATCTAACCTTTAAAGTCGCCAAAGAGGCTCTAGACAAGGCAGGTCTATCAAGAGACCAGGTGGGAAGTGTGATAACTGCTGCATCGGATGTGTTTCACAGTGGTATATCCTGTGCTAACGCTCACCACTGGGATCCAGCTGGGGCATTCTTGAAAAATGGTTCACGTCAGGATGGGGATTCCCTCTTCGCCTTGATATACGGCGCGATGAGGATTATGTCTGGGCACTACGACACAGTGTTAACGATCAGCCTATGCAAAGGTTCTGAAAACCCAGACAATGACACATGTACACTCATGTTTTCAGATCCCTTTTATTTCAGACCGCTGGGTCTCAATGAAACACTCGCAGCCGCTTTCCAGATGAAACTGTACATGAAAAAGTACAAAATTTCCAAAGAGCAGTGCGCAAAGGTTGCGGTAAAAAACCTAAAAAACGCCATTTTCAACCCTCATGCCCATAGAAAAGGCATCTTCTCGGTAGATGATGTTCTTAATTCTGAGATTGTAGCGGATCCATTAACCAAACTCCAATGTGCGCCAAAATCGGATGGTATGGTGGCCGCGGTTCTCGCTTCTGAAAAAACAGCAAAAAAAATTACTGATCGACCTGTTTGGATTCGCGGTTTCGGCACCTCTATAGATGCTTACATGATAGGGGATCGTGATCTCCTTGACGGTGAACTCAAAAATGCAGCTAAACGAGCTTACAAGATGGCGGGGATAAAAAATCCAAAAAATGAAATCGATCTTGCAGAAATAAGTGAACCGTACGCATTTCAAGAACTTCTATGGTGCGAACAACTTGGATTCTGTGAACCAGGTGAGGGAGGAAAGTTGATAGATAAAGGAATAACTGAAAAAAACGGTAAACTCCCCGTCAATCCTTCAGGGGGTGTTCTCGCTAACAACCCATACGTTTCAAGGGGTTTACAGCGCGCCTGTGAAGCTTTCCTCCAGATACGCGGTGAGGCAGGGGAAAGACAAGTTCACAGAGAAATAAAAACAGCCCTTGTACATGGAACTCACGGATTTGCCGGACAATGTCACAGTGTGGTTATCCTGGGAAGATAG
- a CDS encoding MaoC/PaaZ C-terminal domain-containing protein: MEKEFFEDYKVGEVLVSPGRTITETDIVLFSAFTGDWHELHTNVEYAAKTPFGERIAHGMLGLTVGMALLFRLGPYVAVPKSFIAFYGMDTVRFTAPIKIGDTIHCEMTISALTEKDSKRGIIEAQNAIKNQKGETVIFFNTKILVGRKPAG, translated from the coding sequence ATGGAAAAGGAGTTTTTTGAAGACTACAAAGTAGGAGAGGTTTTGGTTTCTCCCGGCAGGACCATTACAGAAACGGATATTGTGTTGTTCTCAGCTTTCACGGGAGACTGGCACGAACTTCACACCAATGTCGAATATGCGGCTAAAACTCCGTTTGGAGAGCGAATTGCTCATGGAATGCTGGGTCTAACGGTAGGAATGGCCCTTCTCTTTCGACTCGGACCCTACGTAGCAGTACCGAAGAGTTTCATCGCATTCTACGGTATGGACACTGTCCGTTTCACAGCCCCCATAAAAATTGGGGACACTATACACTGTGAGATGACCATTTCTGCCCTAACGGAAAAGGATTCTAAAAGAGGGATCATAGAAGCTCAAAACGCTATAAAAAACCAGAAAGGTGAAACGGTTATCTTTTTTAACACTAAGATCCTCGTGGGAAGAAAACCCGCGGGTTGA